The following proteins are co-located in the Phycisphaerae bacterium genome:
- a CDS encoding family 20 glycosylhydrolase, whose translation MAEGPWESRLDYYQGPPEKEPLAIGGNLPLKKVYEYEPIPKDMKPEEAKHILGAQCQLWAEYLPTTRQVEYMAFPRAAAMSEVLWSPAQRKGYAAFLVRLAEDLKRLDVLDWNYRKLDKE comes from the coding sequence TTGGCAGAAGGTCCGTGGGAATCAAGGCTAGACTACTACCAGGGTCCCCCAGAGAAGGAGCCGCTGGCTATCGGAGGCAACCTTCCGCTGAAGAAGGTGTACGAGTACGAGCCGATCCCGAAGGATATGAAGCCGGAGGAGGCCAAGCACATTCTCGGGGCCCAGTGCCAGCTGTGGGCGGAGTACCTGCCGACCACGCGGCAGGTCGAGTACATGGCCTTCCCAAGGGCGGCGGCGATGTCGGAGGTGTTGTGGTCACCGGCTCAGCGGAAGGGCTACGCCGCGTTTCTGGTCCGCCTGGCTGAGGATCTGAAGCGGCTGGATGTCTTGGACTGGAACTACCGGAAGCTGGACAAGGAATAG
- a CDS encoding PQQ-binding-like beta-propeller repeat protein: protein MGTLAVVPIFMSAGAAVMPAVVAAVTSVVAIAVRPRELLRLCRRRPAAVGASLGVIALGVVAASWWRTSDTRAATSGRGETRAGHYDWARVAEDIIAREGAAGALTARAVAGSPTAVAVQATGVSQGGGGSSVGAVSLSSHGSAGIPLILGRDASRCSYGTGPSPVRLSTFWRYVPEETMFLSAPLVVGNRVFTAGCQSDLGGYTGLLACLDAETGKPIWEVTRKGDDVLRPFFSSPALTQDGRYLVIGQGLHADRECSLLCFEAVTGKLHWEVKTALHIESSPAIHGDMAVVGAGAIEGRDGQPTGDPGFVLAVRISDGRELWRQVVNDPESAPAIDENGAVYIGSGFNGSAVVALRSEPEEQLRAGKFDRILWRTAVAHPVVSAIALAGDLVIAGGGNSDAVHSNRNAEGMVVALDRKTGRIRWQTLFEDSVLGGSACREDRLVCPVRTGEVAALSLQDGRVLWRTAISRQAPVIAACAFTGQRVYAVSSDGYLAVVDSQDGQVLERVYLNDQARPGTGLAMCSPQVSGGRVIAGSETGGLHCLVGSEGNE, encoded by the coding sequence ATGGGAACCCTGGCGGTCGTTCCGATTTTCATGAGTGCTGGTGCCGCGGTCATGCCCGCGGTCGTTGCGGCGGTGACGAGCGTGGTGGCCATCGCGGTGAGGCCGCGTGAGTTGCTGCGGCTCTGTCGGCGGCGGCCGGCGGCCGTCGGGGCGTCGTTGGGTGTGATTGCGTTGGGGGTGGTGGCCGCCAGCTGGTGGCGGACGTCCGACACGCGGGCTGCCACATCGGGGCGCGGGGAGACTCGGGCGGGGCATTATGACTGGGCCCGTGTTGCGGAGGACATCATCGCGAGGGAGGGCGCCGCCGGGGCACTCACGGCTCGCGCGGTCGCCGGGTCGCCGACGGCGGTTGCCGTCCAAGCAACGGGGGTTTCGCAAGGAGGGGGCGGCTCCTCGGTGGGTGCCGTTTCCCTGTCGAGCCATGGGAGCGCGGGTATTCCTCTGATTTTGGGGCGTGATGCCTCGCGATGCAGCTACGGGACGGGTCCGTCGCCTGTGCGGCTGAGCACGTTCTGGCGTTATGTGCCAGAGGAGACGATGTTCCTTTCCGCGCCCCTGGTGGTGGGCAATCGGGTCTTCACTGCCGGGTGCCAGAGTGACCTGGGCGGGTACACCGGTCTGCTCGCGTGCCTGGACGCCGAGACCGGCAAGCCGATCTGGGAGGTGACGCGGAAGGGCGATGACGTGTTGCGGCCGTTCTTCAGTTCGCCGGCATTGACTCAGGATGGCAGGTACCTGGTGATTGGGCAGGGTCTGCACGCGGATCGCGAGTGCTCGCTGCTTTGCTTTGAAGCTGTGACCGGGAAGCTCCACTGGGAAGTGAAGACCGCGCTTCACATTGAGTCTTCCCCCGCGATTCATGGTGACATGGCCGTGGTGGGAGCCGGGGCGATCGAGGGTCGTGACGGCCAGCCCACGGGTGACCCTGGTTTTGTGTTAGCGGTGCGTATCTCCGACGGCAGAGAGCTGTGGCGTCAAGTGGTCAACGATCCCGAGAGTGCGCCGGCGATCGATGAGAACGGCGCGGTGTACATCGGGAGCGGATTCAACGGCTCGGCCGTGGTGGCGCTGCGTAGCGAGCCGGAGGAGCAGTTGCGGGCCGGCAAGTTTGATCGGATTCTGTGGCGTACGGCGGTTGCTCATCCGGTCGTGAGTGCCATTGCCCTGGCCGGCGACCTGGTGATTGCGGGCGGGGGCAACAGCGACGCGGTTCATTCGAACCGGAATGCGGAGGGCATGGTGGTTGCGTTGGACCGGAAGACGGGCCGGATTCGCTGGCAGACGTTGTTTGAGGACTCGGTACTGGGGGGTTCTGCCTGTCGTGAGGACCGGCTGGTGTGTCCGGTCCGTACAGGCGAGGTGGCGGCGCTGTCGCTGCAGGATGGTCGGGTTCTGTGGCGTACGGCGATCAGCAGGCAGGCCCCGGTGATTGCGGCGTGCGCGTTCACCGGGCAGCGGGTTTACGCGGTGAGCAGTGACGGATACCTGGCGGTTGTGGATTCCCAGGATGGGCAGGTTCTGGAGCGAGTCTACTTGAACGACCAGGCCAGACCGGGCACCGGCCTGGCGATGTGTTCGCCGCAGGTTTCCGGAGGGCGGGTGATTGCGGGAAGCGAGACTGGGGGGCTGCATTGCCTGGTTGGCTCGGAGGGCAATGAATGA